The Watersipora subatra chromosome 1, tzWatSuba1.1, whole genome shotgun sequence genome has a window encoding:
- the LOC137405951 gene encoding dihydrolipoyl dehydrogenase, mitochondrial-like, giving the protein MKLQVQRGKLLRKACWQVPSREVTYMQSIDTHISLSSPQVLAKASTSSSRGNHQTFIFLHRISDMQMQLDCETLLVCIGRRPFTDKLGLESVNLQVDKRGRIPINERFQTAVPSIYAIGDVVDGPMLAHKAEDEGIICVEGINGSIPHIDYNCVPSVVYTHPEVAWVGKTEEQLKEEGVPYAVGKFPLLANSRAKTNNDQDGMIKVLGHKETDRLLGVHMIGSVAGEMINEAALAMEYGASCEDIARVCHAHPTVSEAFREANLMAYCGKAINC; this is encoded by the exons ATGAAACTGCAGGTTCAGCGTGGCAAACTCCTGCGCAAAG CTTGCTGGCAAGTTCCTAGTAGAGAAGTGACATACATGCAAAGCATAGATACTCATATATCTCTAAGCAGTCCGCAGGTGCTGGCAAAAGCAAGCACTAGCAGTAGCCGAGGCAACCATCAAACCTTCATTTTCCTTCACCGTATAAGCGATATGCAGATGCAG TTGGATTGTGAGACACTGCTTGTCTGCATCGGCCGACGACCCTTTACAGACAAACTTGGGTTGGAGTCAGTTAATCTCCAGGTAGATAAGAGAGGTAGAATACCGATCAACGAGCGTTTCCAGACTGCAGTACCAAG CATATATGCTATTGGAGATGTGGTGGATGGGCCAATGCTGGCGCACAAGGCAGAGGATGAAGGCATCATTTGTGTGGAAGGAATAAATGGCAGCATACCACATATTGACTATAACTGTGTGCCCTCAGTCGTTTACACGCATCCTGAGGTGGCTTGGGTAGGCAAAACAGAGGAACAGCTTAAAGAAGAG GGAGTGCCATACGCTGTAGGCAAGTTCCCTCTACTCGCTAACAGCCGTGCTAAAACGAACAACGATCAAGATGGCATGATCAAAGTACTTGGGCATAAAGAGACAGACCGTCTACTCGGTGTGCACATGATTGGATCT GTTGCAGGGGAGATGATTAATGAGGCAGCCTTAGCCATGGAATATGGCGCTTCCTGTGAGGACATCGCTCGAGTCTGTCATGCACATCCT ACGGTGTCAGAGGCGTTCAGAGAGGCTAACTTAATGGCATATTGTGGGAAGGCTATCAACTGTTAG